In Beijerinckiaceae bacterium, the sequence ACGCGGCCTTTGCGATCGACGATGATTTTGGGTCTCGACTCCGGACCCCCGTCGAGTGCGACGGGGTCCGGAGTGATGACGACGGGCGCGGTGAAGGAGCGGCCATGATCGGACGATTTCGCCACGAAGATTCGATTTCCGACCCGTGCGGCAACCCATAAGGCGCCATCCGGGGCAAAGGTCGGCGTTACGACGGCCGCACAGGCAAGCGACAGGTCGGAACAGGTTTCTCGTCCCTTGTGCTCGTGCGACATTTCCGCGACGACCGAACCGGAAGCGGCAAGAACCACCAAAGCAATAATAAGTGCAGGCCAGCGATTCAACATTGAACTCTCCTCCACCCGATCTCTCGGGCCACGCACCGGGGAAGCTCTCGTCAGAACTTCACTCTAATACCCCCGACGAAGACACGCGGAAAGCCCGCATAGATCGTGCCGCTATTGGCACCGCCATTTGCCGCCAGCACCGTGGCCGGGTTCTGAAATCCGGTGACCGCGCTGATCGAGTTGGTGACATTGTTCGCGGACGCAATGTAGGTGTTGTTGAAGACGTTGCGAACCTCGAAATAGGCGCCGATCTTCTGAATGAAGGAGTTTTGAATGTCGGCGTCATAATGAAGGTTCAAATTGACGATCCGGTAGCCCGGGATCTTCAACAGATTGCCGTTGTCCGCATAGAAAGAGTCGGTCAAATAATATTCGGCATAGGCTCCAAGGCCTTTCGCCGGGCCGGTCGGCACATCATAGCCGAGCCGAGCGGTGAACTCGTTCGGAGCGACCCCCGGAAGCCAATGACCGGCCCGGTCGAAAACCGAGGTCTTTTTCCCCGCGCTGAGCTGCTCCGAATATTGGGTGTAAATCTGGTTATCGTAGGTGTAGGCGAGCCTCGCCTTCCATCCTGGGTAAAACCGCCATTCGCCCGCGACTTCGACGCCGCGATGCTCCGAGCGCGGGGCATTGAACGTATATGTCAGCAGCGGCGACGGGCCAGGCGATTGCGAGATCAATTCGTTGCGGAAGAATTCGTAGAACCCTGTTACGCTCAGTCTTACGGTATCCAGCGGTGTCCAGACGGCAGAAAGATCATAGCCGAGGTTGGTTTGGGATTTCAGCTGCGTGTTATTCCCCGCCACGCCCGTTGGGGTGACGAAGAGGTTGCTGGCTTGCGGTGTTCCATAGCCGGTCGCGACTCTCGCCTTGATCAGCCAATCGCTGTCGGGGCGAAAGACCAGCGCGCCTTCGGGAGCGATGTTGTAATAGTCATTGTTTGCCGAAGTTAAGCTGCTAGTCGGAATACCCTTCGGGTAGCTAAATGCGTTCAGGGTTCCGTTCACATTCGTATATTCGGCCCCTAAACCAGCGACCCCGGTCAAAAATTCATTGAACCGGATTTCTTCGCGCCCATGCAGCCCCATGTTGGTTTGCTGGGAGGGGACGATCTGAGTCACCCCTGCGAGCGGCGCATTGGACCCCGGACGGAGATTGTATGTATAGCCGGTCGTTCTCTCGGTGTTGAAATAGACCCCACCAAAATGCACGGCTTCCAAGCCAAAGACGGTCCCTCGGCTGGTGATGTCGGACATGAAGTTGATGGCTGGCTCATCGCCAAGGGAGCTGGTGGCGCCCGTCGGCTGATTGTAGTTCTTGTCGTCGAGGACAACTTGGGTTCGCCAGATGGAGTTATTGTCGAGATTATGCTCCCAGCGTAGGCCCAGGATCGACCGTGTGTCGTTGCGGTGGAACCCAGCCTGATAGGCGGTCTCAGGAACCGTGGCGCCAAAGAAGCCGTTTTTCAGGATGTTATTGGTTCCGCAGCCGGCCGCCTTTGCCGCCGTTGTGCTGGCGAAGACATAGCAGTTTCGTTGATAGGGATTTTGGTAGAACTGGTTGAGGTTGAGACGAACCGACAGATCGCCGTAGAGCCGGTTGCTGATCAGTTTAAGCGTGATCTTGTCATCCGGGGTCGGGGAATAAGAGCCAAGAAAATTGATCGTCTGGGTGTTGAACAAATTGTGATTGGTCGGTCCATTGCCGATCACATTGCTGGTAAACAGCGACACGTCGAAATTGCCGCTCTTGAGACCGTAAGCGAGGTAATTGTTGAGATAGCCGAAGCTGCCCGCGTCGGTTCCGACCTCGATGCCGTTCACCTCCGCACCCGTTCGCATCCGAAAATTGAGGGCGCCGCCGGTCGCGTAATTTCCGTACAGCGCCGAGGACGGCCCGCGGATGACGTCGATCGCGCCATAGGCATGGGGATCGGTCAGGTCCGTCCGCGAGAGCCCGTCCGGTTGCGTCACCGGAAATCCATCCTCGAAAATTACGACGTTGCGAATGCCGAAGCCGACTTGCGCATTCGAGCCCCTTATCGAGATCCCGACGTCGCGCGGCCCATTGCCTTGCTTCAAAGAAACACCGGGGCTGTCCCGCAAGACGTCAAAGACGGAGAAGGCCTGCGTATTGATCATCCGGTCCGCGGGGATCGTGGTCTCGACCTGTCCCAGAGGCGTTTGATAGAGAGACTCCGGGGTCGTGTTCAGATCTCCTTCCGGGCCGATTGCCAAGCCGGTCGCGGTGACCTCGACGGCCGGGAGCTGCGCCGATTCGGCAGCTTGCTGGGCCTGAACCCCGAGCGGCCAGAGGGATGTGGTAACCATGAGAAAGGCAAGCGGGTGCGCACGCCGGCGCGTCGAGAAATTGGAGCGCATTTGAGTGATCTCAGCTGAACGAGGGAAAACTGCATGCGTCGGGGGTGCCGACCATGCGGAGTTGAGAGTGGGCTTCAGCTGAAGAGGGGTGGCCCGCGCGGTGGCCGATGCTGGTCGGCGCCGAACACAACATGTTGAACGCTAGGTGCCCGCCAGCGGATGAATTGCGGTTCGGCATTAAGCGTGGCGGCGGTAAACGCCCGGCCGTCCGGCGGAAGCCAACCGCCCACGACGATTTGGCAGAGCTGGCAATGGTCATGGTGAGGGAGACTGGGGCCGGGGTCCGAGGGGTCGGTAACGGTCCCAACGTCGGTGGAGCAGATCGGAAGATGGTCGAATGGATCGACGGCATGCGTCACCATTCTCGAAGCTGCGACCGGCACCAAGGCCTGAGTCAGCAGCGCGAGACCAACTAAAAATGCTCCGAGAAATCTACGCCCCATCATTGTTGCTTTATGTTGTCTGGGTCAGCTTTAACGTTAGCTGAGCCAATGCAACCGAGGCAACCCTGGGTTTAGGAATCGATTGTAATCTCGTCGTATCGTGACATCAATGTCACGATTTAGAACAAGACTAGTTAAAGATAATGAGGAGTTACTGGCAAATGAATTGACTGATGACTGTGAATACTTGATTCAATTCTTCATCCCGAACGCCACTTCCGCGGCAAAGGAACGTGGGGCGCCGGGTGGTGGCGGCGGAAAAGGCGCGGCGCGGCTGACCAGAGCCACGCTTTCCGCATCGAGATCCGGATCGCCGCTCGACCTCAGGAGCGAAACCGAAATGACATGTCCGGCCTCGTCGAGGACAAAGCCAATGGCGGTCACTCCTTTTGCGCCGCGCTGGATTGCCGCCTCGGGATAATGCTTGGCCCGAGCCAAAATGCCGAAAACAATCACCTTGTAACTCATGGCCTCGGTGCCGGCCTCGGTCGGCAAAGGGACTGCGACGGCGCGGAAAATGTCCGGTCCGGAATCGAAGGGAAGTGTATAGCCGGATCGCTCCGTCGGAAAATTTGAGGTGGGTTTGTCTTGAAGCGGCGGCGATATGCTGGGCTGCGCGTTTGGCTGGCGTTCCTGTTTGGGGCTCTCTGGACTGATGGTCTTTATGGGCGTTCCTGAGTCCTGCTGTGCCACGGCTCCGGGCGCCCCGGCTCCTTTGGGCTGAGGCGGCCTGGCGGCGGTCACGGGCGGTTTCGCAGCCGAGTCAGGCTGCGATTGTTCCGGGGTTTCGCGCGGTCCAGCAGGCTTTGAGGCCGAATCCGGCTGAGGCGCGGAAGGCGCATCCTGTTTGGCGGCCGCTGGCGCAGGCTTTTTTTCAACCGTCGCGGATTCGCTCACCAATTCGACCGGGATTTCGCGCGCACGTTCCGCGGAAGGGGGTGGCAGCTCGAGAAGAACGAGCCCCAACAAGAGAAGCCCATGGGCAACCAGCGACGCGGCCGCAATTGGGATCAAAAAACGCTGGCGACGCCCAGCTGCGCTCGCTCCATGGGCCGAGTCGTAAAACTGAGCGCTACGATCGACGACGATGTTTTGATGCTCGGTTGGATCGGCGACGGAGGTCGTGAGAGATAGGTTGTCGTCCGCCGCTTCTCGCAAGAATGGCGTTTTTGGACCTGGGACACGCCCCGCGGATTTAATGGACGGAAACATGCAGCGGTGAAGCGCAGCGGTCGAAACAAAAAGCCTATGGGACGAAAGCATTTTCATTGAAGCGGAATTGAAGAATTTGCACAATGCTTCTGACAAAACGATAAAATGCTTTCCTATGGGATTATAGAGCACTGTTGACGCAGTTAGACCCGGATTGCAGCGAATCAGGGGCTTTTCGCCCGGTCTCGTTGCGAGATTTTGTCTCGCCTCCAGGTGCCGCGGGATGCCCGGCGGTGCGGATTGCCGGTCGCCGCTTGTGTTATTTCAAGTTAGGCTTAATCAAGCCGTTGCGAGTTTTTCGCTTCTTAAGGTGAGCTGGCAGCCATGCAGACCCTTGCCCGTGTTCCATTCTTTAAAGACGTCGCCGACCTCGATTTCGAACGGTTCGACCGGCGCTGCAATTGGCGGCGATACAATGAAGGGGAAACCGTCGTCGATTACGAAGACGAATCCTCGGATGTTTATTTTATCATTTCCGGCGAAGTCAGGATTCTGATTCGGACCCTCGCCGGCAAGGAGATCATTCTAGGCGAGACCAAAGCTGGCCAATTTTTTGGGGAGATGGCGGCGATCGACGGTGCGAAACGCTCGGCCAATGTGACCGCCCTGACCAATTCCGAACTCTGCATTATGCCGACCACCGTCTTTCGTGAAGTGATTTTCGCTTCGCCCACGACATGCGAACGCATTCTGCGGCTGCTGACCGGACGTGTGCGCGAGCTCAATGCGCGGCTGGCGGAACATTCGATCTTCGATCTCAAGCACCGGCTCTATTCGGAGCTTTTGCGGATGGCTCATCCGCGTCCTGGCCGCCCGGACGAACGGGCGGTGACTCCTCCACCCTTCCACCATGTGCTGGCCGCGCGAATCGGCTGCCGGCGTGAACAGGTGACGCGCGAACTTTCCGCAATGAGCGAAGAAGGCCTGGTGGAAAAAACCCGCGGCGCGCTCATTTTGTTGCGACCACAGGTCCTGGAGGCTCGCCTCAACGAGGCCATGCGAGAGGGCGGCTGATCCTTTTTAGGGGACGGCACTCCTGCGCATAGGCGCCTGGACGGCGAGATGTTCGCGGGCCCTGGCGAATACAGCCCGAAACATTTCCGGCGTCAGCACCCCGGTATTGGTGTTGTACCGCGAGCAGTGATAACTGCTGAAAAGGCTGATTGCCTTGGCTTGATGCGATGACTGTTTGGGGGAATGGTCCCGAGACGTTTCTTCCGCGGAAAGAACATGTTCGGAACCATGCGCGAAGGGAAAGGCGCTCAGCTTCAATCCGAACGCCCGAACGACGGATTCATGGGCCACGCGGCCCAGCGCGACGATGGCGCAAAGCTCCGGCATTGCCGAAATCGTCGCCGCCAGAAAAGCTCGGCAATTGTTAATTTCAACCGGCGTGGGCTTGTTTTGCGGTGGCACGCAACGCACCGCATTGGTGATTGCGCAGGACACGAGCTGCAGACCATCATCTGCGCGGGCGTCGTACCGGCCGCTGGCGAACTTAAAATCTTGGAGCGTTGTATAAAGAAGATCTCCGGCGAAATCGCCGGTAAAGGGCCGACCGGTCCGATTGGCGCCGCGCAGGCCGGGAGCTAGACCGACCACCAGCAATCGCGCCTCCAGCGCTCCAAAAGTCGGAACCGGTGCATTATACCAATCGGGCTGGGCCAATCGGGCAGCAGCGCGAAAATCTGCCAAACGCGGACAAACTGCACAATTGAAGTCGGGATCACGGCCAGTAGAACTTGGTAGACAACCAGCCGCGATGATCTTTTTACTCACGCCAATGTGTTTCAGTCTTAAATCTTCGATTGGGGCAAGCGAAGGTGGGCCGGCGTCAACCTAGCCGGTCGTCGGCCAGAGCTGGATCGAAACTGCCCACGGGGGCGGTGCGTCGTTCCTGCGCCTTTTGCGGACGTTCAGACCTTTCGGAGATGTCACGGCCAATTTTCGGAGCAAGGTGAAGTATATCGATGAATTCATCGGCTTGACGACGCAATTCATCGGCTACCATGGCCGGCTGAGTCGCATTGGTAGACACAACCGATACCCGAACTCCCTTGCGCTGGACGGCTTCGACCAGCGAGCGGAAATCGCCATCACCCGAAAAAAGAACCAAATGATCAATATGATCAGCCATTTCCATGGCGTCAACGGCAAGCTCTATGTCCATGTTGCCCTTGACCTTGCGGCGTCCGAGCGAATCCACGAATTCCTTGGTTGGCTTCGTTACGACAGCGTAGCCATTGTAATCCAGCCAATCGACCAGAGGGCGAATTGAAGAATATTCCTGATCTTCAACCAACGCTGTATAATAGAAAGCTCGGATGAGCTTCCCTCTGGTTTGGAACTCTTTGAGCAACCGCTTGTAATCAATATCAAAACCAAGCGACTTCGCGGTCGCATATAAATTCGCGCCGTCGATAAATAGCGCAATTCGCTCTTGATCAGCCATACCTGTCTCGTATAGTTCTCTAGTGATGTTCTTCGACATTTTTATTTCATCTAGCCAGAAGTGAGAACAACAACTTCTAGGCCAACGCGCACTTAAACTTGTCGCGCTAGATCGCGCCTTACAAAAAAATACAGAGGAAGGTATGTGGCCCTACTCTTCCCCTACGTCAAGAGCCCACTATACGCTAAGTTTCAGCATCAAAGTGATAATATTAAGGCGAATGAAGACGTCGGGAGTTTTTATGTTTGGTTCAGTTTCTCAGAACGTCCGGCCGTGGATGATTGAGGGTTGCCAGAACCGACACTTAAAGTGTAGACCAAACTACTCCTAAAATGTCTCTGTCACAAGGAGCGTGCTCGGTATGGCCCGCGTCACCGTTGAAGATTGTATTGACAAGGTCGAGAATCGTTTCGAACTCGTTTTGATCGCAAGTCATCGGGCGCGGATGATCGCTTCCGGCGCGCAGATCATGGTCGAGCGCGACAATGATAAAAACCCCGTGATTGCCTTGCGTGAGATCGCGGAAGCGACCCTGGCGCCAGAAGACCTCAAAGAGGATTTTATCCAATCCTTGCAAAAACACGTTGAGGTGGATGAACCCGAGGCTGAAGCTGTCCCGGCGCTTTCCTCCGCTCCGGAGGGGACCCAGTCCGATTCCCTCGGCGATATGCAGTTTGACAGAATGACCGAGGAAGATCTTTTGCGTGGCCTTGAGGGCCTGGTTCCACCGGCCGAAACCGAAGACGACGGTGACTAGCCCGCAGGGCAAACCGCGCCATCGTCGGATTGGACAAGCTTGCATTAAGAAGCCGTCGCGGGAGGAAGACGGCATGATAGCATAGCGGTATTGGCATAAGGGAGTGGCGCAGCGGCGGAGCGGCCGTTGGTGCCCCGCTTTTAAACCGCATCCGATCGTTCTGAAATCGGGTATGATCCAATGTGCAGAGTCGCGGATCCAACCAATTATGATGCGGCAATACGAACTCGTCGATCGGGTACGGCGCTATAATCCGCAAGCCGACGAGGTCTCGCTCAATCGCGCCTATGTCTATGCCATGAAGGCCCATGGGGCGCAAAAGCGCGCTTCCGGCGATCCCTATTTTTCGCATCCTCTCGAAGTCGCGGCCATCCTCACCGACATGAAGCTCGACGATGCGACCATCGTCGCCGCGGTCTTGCATGACACGATCGAAGATACCGATTCGACGCGGGAGGAGATCGACCGGCTTTTCGGCAGCGATATCGGCCGTCTCGTCGACGGGCTAACAAAGCTCAAGAAGCTCGACCTTGTCTCCAAGCGGGCTGAGCAGGCGGAAAATTTCCGCAAGCTGCTTCTCGCCGTGGCCGAGGATGTGCGGGTTCTCCTCGTCAAGCTCGCCGACCGGCTGCACAATATGCGCACACTGCATTTCGTGGCGCCCGATAAACGCGCCAGGATCGCCGAAGAAACCCTCGATATCTATGCGCCGCTGGCCGGCCGCATGGGCATGCAGACGATGCGCGACGAGCTTGAGGATTTGGCGTTTCGCCATCTCATGCCCGACGCCTATGCGATGATCCAGGCACGGCTCGAGGATCTGCGCCGCAAAAACGGGAAGATCATCGTAAAGATCGAGAAGGAACTCACCGCCGAACTTGCCGCGCGCGGCATCGAAGCCAAGGTCGAAGGCCGCCAGAAACAGCCCTATTCGGTGTGGCGCAAGATGGAGCGCAAATCGATTGCCTTCGAACAGCTGTCCGACATCTTCGGCTTCCGCGTCGTCGTCTCCGGCGTCGAGGATTGCTACCGCGTCATCGGCGTCGTCCATACGAAATGGGCGGTCGTGCCAAACCGTTTCAAGGACTATATTTCAACGCCCAAGCAGAACGATTATCAGTCCGTCCACACAACGGTCGTGGGACCCGGCCGGCAGCGGGTCGAACTGCAAGTGCGCACCGCCGAGATGCACGATATCGCCCGCAACGGCATCGCGGCGCATGCGCTCTATAAAGATGGCCGCATTTCCGACCGGGAAAGCTTGACGAGCGAAAGCCGCTCCTATCAATGGCTGCGCCGCACCATCGCCCTGCTCGCCGAAGGGGCGACGCCCGAGGAATTTCTCGAACACACCAAGCTCGAACTTTTTCATGATCAGGTTTTCTGTTTCACGCCGAATGGCCGGCTCATCGCTTTGCCACGCGGCGCAACCCCGATCGACTTTGCCTACGCCGTCCACACCGATGTCGGCAATTCCGCCGTGGGCGCCAAGATCAACGGGCGCCACGCGCCGCTTTTGTCCGAACTTCAAAACGGCGACGAAGTCGAGATTACCCGCGCCGAAGGCCAGACGCCGCCCGCGGCCTGGGAAGGTCTCGTCATCACCGGCAAGGCGCGCTCGGCAATCCGGCGGGCGACCCGCGATGCGGTGCGGGCCCAGTTCGCCAGTCTTGGACGCCAGATTGTCAGCCGCGCGTTCGAACGGGCCGGCAAGGCCTACTCCGACGAAAAACTGAAAACCTCATTGCCGAGGCTCGGCCGGACCAACATTGAAGATGTCCTCGTCGGTGTTGGGCGCGGCGAGATGTTTTCCGGCGATGTGGTCAAGGCGGTCTATCCCGAATTTATGGAAGAGCGCAAAGCCGTCGTCGCAAGTCCGCGCGGAGAAGCCGGCTGGTTCGGCCTGAAGAAGGCCTCAAGTCTGGTCTTCAAAATTCCAGGCGGCAGTGAGTTGGATCCAACCTCGATCCCGATCCGCGGTCCGCACGGCGACCTGCCGGTGCGCTTCGCGCCGAGCGGGGGAGCCGTGCCTGGCGATCGCATCGTCGGCATTCTGACTCCGGGGGAAGGAATCACGATCTACCCGATCCAATCTCCCGATCTGACCGCCTTCGATGAAGAGCCCGAGCGTTGGCTCGATGTGCGTTGGGACATCGAGGAGAGCCGTCACGAGCTGTTCCCGGCCCGCCTCTTGATCACGGCGATCAACGAGCCGGGGACCTTGGGGACGATCGCCACCGTGATCGGCGATCATTCCGCCAATATCGACACGATTACGATCAAGCCGCTATCCGCCGACTTCCGCGAAATGATCATCGACGTGGAAGTCAATGATCTAAAACATTTGAACACGATCATCTCGCATTTGCGGGCGCGCCCGGTGGTTCACAAGGTCGAACGGGTGAACGGATAATGGCTGCGTCGAACTCCGTGCGGCTCGGCGTCAATATCGACCACGTCGCGACACTGCGCAACGCGCGCGGCGGCGCTTTTCCCGATCCCGTACGCGCCGCCCATCTTGCGGTGAAGGCCGGCGCCGATGGGATTACCGCGCATCTCCGCGAAGACCGCCGGCACATTCGCGACGAGGACATGGCGCGGCTGAAACGGGAAATTGCAAAGCCGCTGAATTTCGAAATGGCGGCGACCGACGACATGGTCGCGGTGGCCCTCGACACGCGGCCGCATGCCTGTTGCCTGGTTCCCGAAAAGCGGAGCGAGCGTACCACCGAGGGCGGCCTGGACGTCATCGGCGGCCATGACCATTTGAAAATCGTGACCGCTGAATTGCTGAAAGCCGGGATTCGGGTCTCGTTGTTTATCGAACCATCCTTGGAGGCCGTAAAGGCATCGCGCTCGATCGGCGCGCCCGTCATCGAATTTCATACCGGCGCCTGGTGCGATGCGCTCACCCATGCCGAAAACCAGCGCGCCCAAAATGAGTTGGCGCGCATCAAGACGGCGGCGGCGCTTGCGAACGGGTTGGGACTTGAATGTCACGCCGGCCACGGTCTCGATTTTGCCACCGCCAAGATCGTCGCCGGATTACCGGAAATCGTCGAATTGAATATTGGTCATTTTCTGATCGGCGAGGCCGTGTTCATTGGACTCGACGCCGCCATCAAGAAGATGCGCATGGCGATGGATGAGGGTCGCCGGACGGCGAGCTAGAGCATGTTCTGCAAAAGCACACCGATGCTTGGCGGCAACCCGGGCATGGTCAGATGATCATAGGTTTCGGCAACGACCTTTGCGATATTCGTCGCATCGAGCAGTCCTTGGAACGCTTCGGCGACCGCTTCGTCCTGCGATGTTTCACCGAGACCGAGCAGCTCAAATCCAATGGGAGAGCCGGCCGCGCCGCTTCCTACGCCAAGCGATTCGCCGCCAAGGAAGCCTGTGCCAAGGCCCTCGGCACCGGGCTCCGCGCCGGCGTGAGGTGGCGCGATATGGGCGTTGTCAATTTGCCTTCAGGCAAGCCGACCATGGCTCTCACCGGCGGCGCGGCCTTGCGATTGGCTGACCT encodes:
- a CDS encoding DNA-directed RNA polymerase subunit omega, which codes for MARVTVEDCIDKVENRFELVLIASHRARMIASGAQIMVERDNDKNPVIALREIAEATLAPEDLKEDFIQSLQKHVEVDEPEAEAVPALSSAPEGTQSDSLGDMQFDRMTEEDLLRGLEGLVPPAETEDDGD
- a CDS encoding cyclic nucleotide-binding protein yields the protein MQTLARVPFFKDVADLDFERFDRRCNWRRYNEGETVVDYEDESSDVYFIISGEVRILIRTLAGKEIILGETKAGQFFGEMAAIDGAKRSANVTALTNSELCIMPTTVFREVIFASPTTCERILRLLTGRVRELNARLAEHSIFDLKHRLYSELLRMAHPRPGRPDERAVTPPPFHHVLAARIGCRREQVTRELSAMSEEGLVEKTRGALILLRPQVLEARLNEAMREGG
- a CDS encoding bifunctional (p)ppGpp synthetase/guanosine-3',5'-bis(diphosphate) 3'-pyrophosphohydrolase translates to MMRQYELVDRVRRYNPQADEVSLNRAYVYAMKAHGAQKRASGDPYFSHPLEVAAILTDMKLDDATIVAAVLHDTIEDTDSTREEIDRLFGSDIGRLVDGLTKLKKLDLVSKRAEQAENFRKLLLAVAEDVRVLLVKLADRLHNMRTLHFVAPDKRARIAEETLDIYAPLAGRMGMQTMRDELEDLAFRHLMPDAYAMIQARLEDLRRKNGKIIVKIEKELTAELAARGIEAKVEGRQKQPYSVWRKMERKSIAFEQLSDIFGFRVVVSGVEDCYRVIGVVHTKWAVVPNRFKDYISTPKQNDYQSVHTTVVGPGRQRVELQVRTAEMHDIARNGIAAHALYKDGRISDRESLTSESRSYQWLRRTIALLAEGATPEEFLEHTKLELFHDQVFCFTPNGRLIALPRGATPIDFAYAVHTDVGNSAVGAKINGRHAPLLSELQNGDEVEITRAEGQTPPAAWEGLVITGKARSAIRRATRDAVRAQFASLGRQIVSRAFERAGKAYSDEKLKTSLPRLGRTNIEDVLVGVGRGEMFSGDVVKAVYPEFMEERKAVVASPRGEAGWFGLKKASSLVFKIPGGSELDPTSIPIRGPHGDLPVRFAPSGGAVPGDRIVGILTPGEGITIYPIQSPDLTAFDEEPERWLDVRWDIEESRHELFPARLLITAINEPGTLGTIATVIGDHSANIDTITIKPLSADFREMIIDVEVNDLKHLNTIISHLRARPVVHKVERVNG
- a CDS encoding pyridoxine 5'-phosphate synthase, which translates into the protein MAASNSVRLGVNIDHVATLRNARGGAFPDPVRAAHLAVKAGADGITAHLREDRRHIRDEDMARLKREIAKPLNFEMAATDDMVAVALDTRPHACCLVPEKRSERTTEGGLDVIGGHDHLKIVTAELLKAGIRVSLFIEPSLEAVKASRSIGAPVIEFHTGAWCDALTHAENQRAQNELARIKTAAALANGLGLECHAGHGLDFATAKIVAGLPEIVELNIGHFLIGEAVFIGLDAAIKKMRMAMDEGRRTAS
- a CDS encoding uracil-DNA glycosylase yields the protein MSKKIIAAGCLPSSTGRDPDFNCAVCPRLADFRAAARLAQPDWYNAPVPTFGALEARLLVVGLAPGLRGANRTGRPFTGDFAGDLLYTTLQDFKFASGRYDARADDGLQLVSCAITNAVRCVPPQNKPTPVEINNCRAFLAATISAMPELCAIVALGRVAHESVVRAFGLKLSAFPFAHGSEHVLSAEETSRDHSPKQSSHQAKAISLFSSYHCSRYNTNTGVLTPEMFRAVFARAREHLAVQAPMRRSAVP
- a CDS encoding NYN domain-containing protein — protein: MADQERIALFIDGANLYATAKSLGFDIDYKRLLKEFQTRGKLIRAFYYTALVEDQEYSSIRPLVDWLDYNGYAVVTKPTKEFVDSLGRRKVKGNMDIELAVDAMEMADHIDHLVLFSGDGDFRSLVEAVQRKGVRVSVVSTNATQPAMVADELRRQADEFIDILHLAPKIGRDISERSERPQKAQERRTAPVGSFDPALADDRLG
- a CDS encoding TonB-dependent receptor, whose product is MRSNFSTRRRAHPLAFLMVTTSLWPLGVQAQQAAESAQLPAVEVTATGLAIGPEGDLNTTPESLYQTPLGQVETTIPADRMINTQAFSVFDVLRDSPGVSLKQGNGPRDVGISIRGSNAQVGFGIRNVVIFEDGFPVTQPDGLSRTDLTDPHAYGAIDVIRGPSSALYGNYATGGALNFRMRTGAEVNGIEVGTDAGSFGYLNNYLAYGLKSGNFDVSLFTSNVIGNGPTNHNLFNTQTINFLGSYSPTPDDKITLKLISNRLYGDLSVRLNLNQFYQNPYQRNCYVFASTTAAKAAGCGTNNILKNGFFGATVPETAYQAGFHRNDTRSILGLRWEHNLDNNSIWRTQVVLDDKNYNQPTGATSSLGDEPAINFMSDITSRGTVFGLEAVHFGGVYFNTERTTGYTYNLRPGSNAPLAGVTQIVPSQQTNMGLHGREEIRFNEFLTGVAGLGAEYTNVNGTLNAFSYPKGIPTSSLTSANNDYYNIAPEGALVFRPDSDWLIKARVATGYGTPQASNLFVTPTGVAGNNTQLKSQTNLGYDLSAVWTPLDTVRLSVTGFYEFFRNELISQSPGPSPLLTYTFNAPRSEHRGVEVAGEWRFYPGWKARLAYTYDNQIYTQYSEQLSAGKKTSVFDRAGHWLPGVAPNEFTARLGYDVPTGPAKGLGAYAEYYLTDSFYADNGNLLKIPGYRIVNLNLHYDADIQNSFIQKIGAYFEVRNVFNNTYIASANNVTNSISAVTGFQNPATVLAANGGANSGTIYAGFPRVFVGGIRVKF
- a CDS encoding holo-ACP synthase, whose protein sequence is MIIGFGNDLCDIRRIEQSLERFGDRFVLRCFTETEQLKSNGRAGRAASYAKRFAAKEACAKALGTGLRAGVRWRDMGVVNLPSGKPTMALTGGAALRLADLTPVGHWTLIHLTLTDEYPLAQAQVIIEAIVQDPAIALWQD